A single Mus caroli chromosome 15, CAROLI_EIJ_v1.1, whole genome shotgun sequence DNA region contains:
- the Lratd2 gene encoding protein LRATD2, producing MGNQVEKLTHLSYKEVPTADPTGVDRDDGPRIGVSYIFSNDDEDVEPQPPPQGLDGGALSDSGDRPPLPPPQPYDPRQHEVECSVFYRDECIYQKSFAPGSAALSTYTPENLLNKCSPGDLVEFVSQAQYPHWAVYVGNFQVVHLHRLEVSNSFLTDASQGRRGRVVNDLYRYKPLSPSAVVRNALAHVGAKERELSWRNSESFAAWCRYGKREFKIGGELRIGKQPYRLQIQLSAQRSHTLEFQSLEDLIMEKRRNDQIGRAAVLQELATHLHPAEPDEGDSDATRTTPSPLRPPASGSEEENGDSVVH from the coding sequence ATGGGCAACCAGGTGGAAAAACTGACCCACCTAAGTTATAAGGAAGTTCCCACGGCCGACCCGACCGGCGTGGATCGAGATGATGGGCCCCGCATCGGAGTCTCTTATATTTTCTCCAATGACGACGAGGATGTGGAACCTCAGCCACCGCCCCAGGGGCTTGATGGCGGAGCTTTGTCCGACTCCGGGGATCGGCCTCCCCTTCCCCCGCCGCAGCCCTACGACCCGCGGCAGCACGAGGTGGAATGCTCGGTGTTTTATCGTGATGAGTGCATCTATCAGAAAAGCTTCGCGCCGGGATCGGCGGCTCTGAGCACCTACACACCGGAGAACTTGCTCAACAAGTGCAGTCCGGGTGACCTGGTGGAGTTTGTATCGCAAGCGCAATACCCGCACTGGGCTGTCTACGTGGGCAATTTCCAGGTGGTGCATTTGCACCGGCTGGAGGTGAGCAACAGCTTCCTGACTGATGCGAGCCAGGGCCGGCGCGGCCGCGTGGTCAATGATCTGTATCGCTACAAGCCACTGAGCCCGAGCGCTGTCGTGCGCAACGCGCTGGCCCACGTGGGCGCCAAGGAGCGCGAACTCAGCTGGCGCAACTCCGAGAGCTTTGCGGCCTGGTGCCGCTATGGCAAACGCGAGTTCAAGATCGGTGGCGAGCTGCGCATCGGCAAGCAGCCCTACCGTTTGCAGATTCAGCTCTCTGCTCAGCGCAGCCACACTCTCGAGTTCCAGAGCCTGGAGGACTTGATCATGGAGAAGCGGCGCAATGACCAGATCGGACGCGCGGCGGTGCTACAGGAGCTCGCCACGCACCTGCACCCGGCTGAGCCGGATGAGGGCGACAGCGACGCGACTCGGACTACACCGTCCCCCCTGCGTCCCCCAGCATCGGGCTCCGAGGAGGAGAACGGAGACTCCGTCGTGCACTGA